Proteins from a genomic interval of Streptomyces sp. NBC_01445:
- a CDS encoding RNA-guided endonuclease InsQ/TnpB family protein, translating to MKLVVRVKLLPTPVQAAALEATLHACNQAATWAAGVAFEENARRPLELRKHAYAEIRERWGLGAQAAQHAIKKSCDAYTTLKANLRNGRYGRPGSRRHARASGKPVVFRPEAAQPYDDRMLSWQHQARTVSIWTTAGRLKGVAFTGQAGQLEVLAAHRKGESDLVCQSGKWFLIATCEIPEGDLNTHPVGFLGVDLGIVNIAATSDGERHCGRRINSKREQDRKLRSKLQKKNTKSAKRRAKKYAGREARRAKDINHKISKRIVAEAERTGRGIALETLTGIRERARLRKPQRTTLHSWPFAQLGSFIAYKAKKAGLPVVYVDPAYTSQECSKCHHTERGNRPSQAVFSCRVCGFVEHADHNASHNIRQRGWMVWVCGAQSTAPELTLIA from the coding sequence GTGAAGCTGGTGGTGCGGGTGAAGCTGCTGCCGACGCCCGTACAGGCGGCGGCACTTGAGGCGACCCTGCATGCTTGCAATCAAGCGGCGACCTGGGCGGCCGGGGTTGCTTTCGAGGAAAACGCGCGACGTCCGCTGGAGCTCCGCAAGCACGCCTATGCCGAGATCCGGGAGAGGTGGGGGCTGGGCGCGCAGGCCGCCCAGCACGCCATCAAGAAATCCTGCGACGCCTACACCACCTTGAAGGCGAACCTGCGTAACGGCCGGTACGGGCGGCCCGGTTCCAGGCGTCATGCCCGGGCCTCGGGCAAGCCGGTGGTCTTCCGGCCCGAGGCTGCGCAGCCTTACGACGACCGGATGCTGTCCTGGCAGCACCAGGCACGCACGGTATCGATCTGGACCACGGCTGGCCGGCTGAAGGGCGTGGCGTTCACCGGGCAGGCCGGGCAGCTGGAGGTCCTGGCTGCGCACCGCAAGGGTGAGTCCGACCTGGTGTGCCAGAGCGGGAAGTGGTTCTTGATCGCGACCTGCGAGATCCCCGAGGGGGATCTGAACACGCATCCGGTCGGGTTCCTCGGCGTCGACCTGGGGATCGTGAACATCGCGGCCACTTCCGACGGCGAGCGCCACTGCGGCAGGCGGATCAACAGCAAGCGGGAACAGGATCGCAAGCTGCGGTCCAAGCTGCAGAAGAAGAACACCAAGTCAGCCAAGCGGCGGGCGAAGAAGTACGCGGGCAGGGAAGCCCGGCGCGCCAAGGACATCAACCACAAGATCAGCAAACGGATCGTGGCGGAGGCTGAACGCACCGGTCGCGGGATCGCCCTGGAGACACTCACGGGCATCCGCGAGCGGGCACGGCTGAGAAAGCCCCAACGCACCACGCTCCACTCCTGGCCCTTCGCCCAGCTCGGCTCGTTCATCGCCTACAAAGCGAAGAAGGCCGGATTACCGGTCGTCTACGTCGATCCGGCCTACACCAGCCAGGAATGCTCGAAGTGCCATCACACCGAACGCGGCAACCGGCCCTCCCAGGCTGTTTTCTCGTGCCGGGTCTGCGGCTTCGTTGAGCACGCGGACCACAACGCGTCCCACAACATCCGCCAACGCGGCTGGATGGTGTGGGTCTGCGGGGCTCAGTCAACGGCCCCTGAACTCACCCTCATCGCGTGA
- a CDS encoding GntR family transcriptional regulator: MATAKPLQPVKREPAATIIAAQLTEAIMDGSLAPGTQLGEAELAGQLGVSRGPLREALQRLVQQGIAVSAPHRGVFVTRLDEHDVRDIYLARTAMESAACRLVLQGDPQRTADRLAKVHRTMKAAARRGNYAALSAADMDFHQALVEESGSPRLQRIAQTLFVETRMCLSALTEDHPDPDALVEEHAGLIEALRDQEESRLLALLDDHMQDAVHRLTGPDRAPESATADAAAG, translated from the coding sequence ATGGCCACTGCGAAACCTCTGCAACCGGTGAAGCGGGAACCCGCGGCGACCATCATCGCCGCCCAGCTCACCGAAGCGATCATGGATGGCAGCCTCGCCCCGGGCACCCAGCTGGGCGAGGCCGAGCTGGCGGGCCAGCTCGGCGTGAGCCGGGGACCACTGCGCGAGGCACTGCAACGCCTCGTGCAGCAGGGCATCGCCGTCAGCGCCCCGCACCGCGGCGTCTTCGTGACACGGCTGGACGAGCACGATGTCCGCGACATCTACCTCGCCCGCACCGCCATGGAGTCCGCCGCCTGCCGCCTCGTGCTGCAGGGAGATCCGCAGCGTACGGCGGACCGCCTCGCCAAGGTGCACCGCACCATGAAGGCGGCGGCCCGCCGCGGCAACTACGCCGCCTTGAGCGCGGCCGACATGGACTTCCACCAGGCTCTCGTCGAGGAGTCCGGCAGTCCGCGCCTGCAGCGGATCGCGCAAACCCTCTTCGTGGAGACCCGTATGTGTCTGTCGGCCCTCACCGAGGACCACCCGGACCCCGACGCCCTGGTCGAGGAGCACGCGGGCCTCATCGAGGCACTCCGCGACCAGGAGGAGTCCCGGCTCCTCGCACTGCTCGACGACCACATGCAGGACGCGGTCCACCGCCTGACGGGGCCGGACCGGGCGCCGGAATCCGCCACCGCGGACGCGGCGGCAGGCTGA
- a CDS encoding maleate cis-trans isomerase family protein, with translation MSEKTARVGFLYPGYSAEDDYPRLEQLIGGDVRLTLVHTDIGTDAHRVDDLLEMGATHRLKASLGELLAQPQDVVVWACTSASFIFGPEGARKQVAELAEAAGLPVERTSSTSFAFAHAVQALGVSRLAIAATYPDDVADYFVRFLEHHGAEVVQVSGRGIITAAEVGTLGREQVLELTRSNDHPDAEAILLPDTALHSAAWLDELEEAVGKPVLTANQVTAWEGLRLAGDTEPREGLGSLFRLTRQPDTTPATV, from the coding sequence ATGAGCGAGAAGACGGCCCGCGTCGGGTTCCTCTACCCCGGATACTCCGCCGAGGACGACTACCCGCGCCTGGAGCAGCTGATCGGCGGCGACGTCCGGCTGACCCTCGTCCACACGGACATCGGCACGGACGCCCACCGGGTGGACGACCTCCTGGAGATGGGTGCCACGCACCGCCTCAAGGCGTCCCTCGGCGAGCTCCTCGCGCAGCCGCAGGACGTGGTCGTCTGGGCGTGCACCAGCGCCAGCTTCATCTTCGGTCCTGAAGGCGCCCGCAAGCAGGTCGCCGAACTCGCCGAGGCCGCCGGTCTTCCCGTGGAGCGCACCTCCTCCACCTCGTTCGCCTTCGCTCACGCCGTGCAGGCGCTCGGCGTGAGCCGCCTGGCCATCGCAGCGACCTACCCGGACGACGTGGCCGACTACTTCGTGCGGTTCCTGGAGCACCACGGCGCCGAGGTCGTACAGGTCTCCGGTCGCGGCATCATCACCGCCGCCGAGGTCGGTACGCTGGGCCGCGAACAGGTACTGGAACTGACGAGGAGCAACGACCACCCGGACGCCGAGGCAATCCTGCTCCCCGACACCGCGCTGCACAGCGCCGCCTGGCTCGACGAACTCGAAGAGGCCGTCGGCAAGCCCGTCCTGACGGCAAACCAGGTCACCGCCTGGGAAGGGCTGCGTCTCGCGGGCGACACGGAGCCGCGCGAGGGACTCGGATCCCTCTTCCGTCTGACCCGGCAGCCTGATACCACCCCCGCGACCGTCTGA
- a CDS encoding maleate cis-trans isomerase family protein — protein MDITTFGGPVPQRGIGVVAPFDFALDRELWRWTPEEVSLHLTRTPYVPVEVSVDMARLISEHETLQHAVTALDAVRPVSFAYACTSGSFVGGIAYERAMCASMSGSGRGMPSVTTSGALLEALQELGARRVSVITPYTQSLTDALADYLAEADIDVVSREYMGLTGEIWQVGYRDVVELARSADLTDADCLFISCTNLATYDVIPQLEAELRIPVISANQVTMWSALRHAGAQPTGDYQSLIDPAARAALAPYCSKSAGPSAPSAAVEWSPLAAAPEPAAPTPPDDPATSLDLG, from the coding sequence TTGGACATCACGACCTTCGGCGGACCTGTACCGCAGCGCGGCATCGGCGTAGTCGCCCCGTTCGACTTCGCGCTCGACCGCGAACTGTGGCGCTGGACCCCCGAGGAGGTCTCCCTCCACCTGACGCGCACCCCGTATGTGCCGGTCGAGGTCAGCGTGGACATGGCTCGCCTGATCAGCGAGCACGAGACGCTCCAGCACGCCGTCACCGCGCTCGATGCGGTACGTCCGGTCTCGTTCGCATACGCCTGCACCTCCGGCAGTTTCGTCGGCGGTATCGCCTACGAGCGGGCCATGTGCGCCTCCATGAGCGGCTCCGGGCGCGGCATGCCCTCCGTCACCACCTCCGGCGCCCTGCTGGAGGCGCTGCAGGAGCTGGGGGCGCGCCGGGTCAGCGTGATCACCCCGTACACGCAGTCGCTGACCGACGCCCTGGCGGACTACCTGGCCGAGGCGGACATCGACGTCGTCAGCCGCGAGTACATGGGCCTGACCGGAGAGATCTGGCAGGTCGGCTACCGGGACGTCGTGGAGCTGGCCAGGTCCGCGGACCTCACGGACGCCGACTGCCTCTTCATCAGCTGCACCAACCTGGCCACGTACGACGTGATCCCGCAGCTGGAGGCCGAGCTGCGGATCCCGGTGATCTCCGCCAACCAGGTCACCATGTGGTCGGCGCTGCGCCACGCGGGCGCGCAGCCGACGGGCGACTACCAGTCACTGATCGACCCTGCGGCCCGCGCCGCCCTGGCCCCGTACTGCAGCAAGAGCGCCGGGCCTTCCGCCCCGTCGGCCGCTGTCGAGTGGAGCCCGCTCGCCGCCGCCCCGGAGCCCGCAGCGCCGACGCCGCCGGACGATCCGGCCACGAGCCTGGATCTCGGCTGA